The genomic region gaagtttgttgtcataatgtggcaaaatgtgacaaaactgAAGAGGTTACACTTTACAGTTTGTTGCAAATGTCTTCTGAACTGGAGCCATGGCATAATTGCCTATATTAGCAACAGGAGCGACACCACAACAAATCTGTAGAAACTGACGGAGCCCACTTAACAAAAGGTCCAGAGGAAATCCTCCTGTCACCAACTCCAAAATGCTAATTTATGTGGCAAATTCCACAAAGTAGAGCGCGCAGAAAAGTAAGTTGAGAAAAATGCAGCTTAACAAAATGCACCTGTAACAGAATGCGTGTAAGAAAGGTAGCATGTTCATATTTTTTGGCCAAGAAAGAGAAATGTGTCCAGAAGGCATCATCGTTTCTTTAGCTTATTCATTATAAAGCATGGTGGTAGTAGGATCATGCTGCGTGGATTTAGTTCTACAGTTACAAGTTTTTAGTAATCACAAAGCCAAGgccaaatttatttttgcatttatttttgacCAACTTAACGCAAAATAataattgaattttttttttacaatgactCAGCATTTACACTAACAAAGCTCACCTCAAAAATGTAAACAGGACTCAGTTTTGTTTGCTATAAATAAGGCAACAGTTTATACATTTTACGACACCTATGACCATACTGGATGTTTCTTTAGTAATTCTGGTAACAGGTCGGGCCCGGaactgaattattattattattattattacaagcTTCCCGTTTCACTTTTCAGCTAGCATGTTAGCAGGAGCTAGCTGAACAGCGATTATAAAGCTATAAGTGTGTCTGCGTCTTCtactttttctttcaaaataaaagtttattgttTCACCCACCCCCTTCATTTGGGTGGTACTTTTAATTTTCTAGTGAACAAAATGAAATTACACCTCCATAAGAGCAAACTAAAAATACTATAGCATATTTTTGACAATAAAACTATTGATCGTTCAGTTTAAAAAGGCTCCTAAATATCTAACACATAATGTTAGTTGTTTCTTTTGTGGCGAGGATGGTTGAAATCTTTGAACAGTATctaatgtaatttaattttttattttttacaaagtcTGCATGCtattttcaaagccaccaaCACAGATTCCCAATAAATGATCAGTGATACCATATGCATTTTTGTGCCATCACAATTACCACAAAATCCACAGCACagacatataaaaaaacaaacatgatgtGTGTACTGTAAATGAAAACTATTTAAGGTAGCTGGTGTTGTAAACACTGTATTAAATATTATCTATGTGTAGTTGGAATATTAACATATTAAAACTAATATAAATTATGTTTACTagtgtgaaataaaacaaaatgatttaaacGATCCCTATAATGCTAAACAGCGGAATTTATATACCAGAAAGAaaaatactactactactaataataataatattattattattactattattacacAACTTCTAATGAATTTCGGATTTTTAATGGTTAAATGTTAAACTTGTATAATTGTTTCTGCTTTTAGTGCAGTTTGATCATAATTCAACAGGAATTTGCAGATCAAATTGTCAAATATTTAGCAAAAGTTAGAGAAACATAAATTAGATCTATCAACCATTATAGATTcagtcagagaaaaaaaagatctgCAGTAACACCGACATATGCTTATctaaaacaatataattaaaataattctacTAATAatccaacatttatttattaatgtgtttttttaaacaaccaccacatgcaaattttttttttttttcgggtTTTATAACAATGTGATCATAAAACGAAACGATAATTGTTACAGATTTATTCATCAAATATTCTGAAGCAGAAAAGGAAGCAGTGTTGTGTCATTTTCGCCACTTTGATTTAGACCTCTGTCGGCTTCCTTAAAACTGCTGCCAGCCCCACTGGGCGATCATTACCCAGCCTAGCATAGCTGAGAGCAGTCAGCCAGTCGTGTCTCTATCGAGGCCGGATGGTAAAATCCAACCTCCAGCGGATCCTAAACAGTCATTGTTTTGCTCGCGAGAAAGAAGGAAAACTGCAGCCCTTTACTACCATGGCGAATTTAAATAGCGGTATCTGTGACATGATTGGGAAGTAAGTAAACGGTGAAAAACGTTGATCGCGTAGCTAAGTGCTAACGGTGCTGTGGGGGAGGGGTGGTTAGGAAGAACATAAAAAACGGAAGTTACGGCATTTACGGTTAGTATGGTACCTGACAGCTTAATTATTACCCGTTATCATGGTGTGTGGCAGTTTTGGTTCTAAAGTTGTTAAAATAATAGTTTTAGACTTTAAACTGTTATTTTGCGTCTCGACAGACAAATTAAGTGGTGTTAAACGGTAGCTACGCACCACGAACTGCGTTGCGTCACGATAGCGTTCTGTGCTAGCAAGCTAACTGATTAGCCACACTTCATCAACTGACGCCTTTCTGTTGGTATTATTTCCCTATATAAATGCAAGAACTACTGTACCATTATACAGCGAAGTCAATTTAAAACCGATAACAATGCCTTATATGTATTAACCCCAATCGACGTAGGTAGCAGTCAATACAGCGGTCAGAGAGTTGACGTCAAATATGTGAACAAACAGGAGGGCCTGTTTATCTTTAAGGTCTGACGGAACGGTGAAGTAAATTGTGACCAAATTCAGATTAGGTTATTTtttacggagcccgcgaggggacatgggggattttttttttcttttgcgtcgccacgcaatacttttgcgttcgatcgcaaaagttgttaatcaccttgagaaagctgtgcatttcggaacagcagcacagatgacaaactgctcacaaaacaaacagcacagatATGGCATcggtatggtttatttgtcatattcaGGTTAACACGTagtcaacaatgcgatgaaatgcttagATAAGACGAaacgttcaaatcacgataaaaacaaaagtggcgtgcaaaaaaagtgtcggatgtggtttcgtgcagttttattgtccagagttcagcagtttgacagcatgtggataataactgtctttaagtctgattgaagataccttttatttaaggccgatttcaaaataaaactcaataaatcaaaaaacgggtctcccacaaagtattgcgagataacgcaaagactattgcgtttTGCGAGCGAacacaaaagtattgcgtggtgacgcaaaagaaaaaaaaattccccGATGACCCCTCCGTAATTTCTAAAAACTGTTGTCAGTTCAGGAGAAGAGAAAAGGGTGGAAAAATGACCTGAAAGCATGAGTGATCACGTTTGGTTTGGTCTCACTGTCTGGTCAATGATTACACAACTGATGGACAAACATGACTTTATTTTGACTCTGTGAGTTGTCTAAAGATTATTTATGGTACATCAATTTGATGGCTGAGTTCCCTCTTCAcatgtcattcagctctgcagatgtCTTGTTAACCattcattcatttgattcaagtGTTTAGGagaagggacacttgtaaaagTTTCAGGATAGTAGCTCCCAAGGACTGAAGTTGGACAACCCCTGAACCGGATTATTTTTTTGGGGAATGAATTTGTGGGTTCTTTGTTGCATTGTTTACAGATTAAATGATTCAGGCATTACTGTAAACTAGAACATGTTATTGGGTTCAACCTAAATGTATTTACTAGAATAAAATTTTACATAgtattaaagaaaaagaaatcattTGTCTCGCTGTGAGCCTTTCACAATCCATGGACTTTTATCTGTATAGCCAGTCTATTTCCTCTTTTCCGCTGACGCATATTAACTCACATTTGAAAATAATGGTGCATAGCTGTCTTGATAGCCTATTTAACCGTTcgaaatatttatttcacttgAGTCTGGACGTAGCCTTCTTCCTGTCATATATTGTGGATAGGATGCTTGGACATTAtgaaattctttaaaaagcaacaTTGAACATTTGtcctgttgtcctcctctcTACTCCCTGCTGTAGCTTGTCCCTGCACTGTAGTAGTACCCGCAGCCCGGGGCCTCTGTGGTGCTCCTGATGCCCCTCTCCCACCCCTGAAGATCCCAGGTGGGCGAGGGAAAGGCACACGGGATCATGCGCCTTCACCTCGGCCGCTCTACTCAGTAAGTCAACGAAAAGAAATGAGCTCCGCAAGAATAATGCACTCGTGTTTGGTACAAGCACTTCAAAAGTAGTTGTCATCATCAGTCTATAACAGATTATTAAAGTAGATTTATCGAGCAGatctacaaaacaaaaccatttcATCTGATTCTGCCATGTTTGATTAAAACCTGGGATTCAgttatttgtcatttttagtCTTGTTTTGCATTGATTTCATGTCAGCAGCAGCTGCTTTCACAAACATTACTTTATGGGTATTTTAGGACCGAAAATTGACAGTAACAGAAGAGCCTGCAGGGAATGGGTGCCCGAGGATTCTCCACTTCCAAAGCCGTCCCACAGCTACAAAGACAATACAGTGGGATGCTGTCCTAAGCAGCAGTGCACTATATGTGGAGGTACCTCTTGACCCTCTTCCAGAAGGCAGCAAGGAGAGGTGAGAACAGAAAACTGCAGgctttaaactgttttgttttggtgtctgTTTGTTATTAGGAATGGACATTCATGGTAACATTCATCGTTCTTGTGAATAAATTCTTATTGTGTTAAGAATTTTGATTTATCATGATGACGATCAATTCCAATTAATGACGTCTGACAGCCCCTAAATCTTGATTGTTaaatttactgtttttcccacttttgGTCTCATGGGAACATGAATAAACATCATTACATTGGAAATGCATTGTTAAATGTAGTTACAATGTGCAGTTTAGTAATAAAAATCAGTTCTTTACATTTTGAATTCGGTTTGTTTTAATAGCAGTAattctgtttgtggctttgacCGCAGTGACGTGCGGTCAAAGCCAgtaggctaaaaaaaaaaacgactgAAGAGAAGTTGTAGTTTATCTCAACTTTTATCACAAATACCACAAAATATTGTTATAGTCCACATAGCCCATCCTTATTGGTTATGGTAGGGTCATTGTACGACTTATGTAGCTGAAAAAGCCCgatttgattttttattttctttttgtttatgtaatgtacatttaattttctctttgcAGTTTTGCGGCTCTTCTGGAGTATGCTGAAGAACATCTGAAAGTTGTTAGTGTGTTTGTCTGCTTTTACAAGAACAGAGATGATCGTGGTATGTGTCTCATTTGAACCGTTCACCTTTGTTTGCTCAAAATACTCATTATTGTGGTAGCTGCTTTGTAAATGTGAATGTACCATCCCTGCCTTGTTCTTGCAGCTAAACTGGTGCGTACCTTCAGTTTTCTGGGCTTTGAGATCGTGAAACCGGGCCATGCCCTCGTCCCTCCTCGACCTGACGTTTTCTTCATGGCCTATAATTTCGACAGGGACTCCTCAGACGACGAGTAGCCCTCCTGACATCATCTCCACCCCGTAGTTTTCGTGCTCCCATTATCTTACAGTTGCGGCTTTATTTACATACATAGCTGTTTTGTGTTGAATCCTGAGCTGTAGCTTTCTGTATAAAAGTACTCACTTCTCCATGATTTGTGATCAAGGAAATATATAAGCTGTGTATCTTTGGTTTCCAGCATTTATATATGTATGTTTATATTAATCTGGTCATAAAAACAGGGATTTGTTCTGATAAAATCCTTAGCAGTTTTCATAGCTACTCAATTCAGTTTTAActagttaaattttatttcacgACAAACTTGAGTTGGaggattttttgttgttttcatttcttgAATGTACAATGAAAAGGTCATCAGGTTTACACTCGGGTACTCCAGTTTTCTTGTTAGATTGGCTAAATTGTGTTATTTAAATGTCCTAAATACTCTCTTGACTGAATTACTAATCAACGGGACCAGCTTTCTTTTGTCACAGTAATACCCTTTGTATTGATTAATCATCCCCAATTATTGGTACTTTCTAGCTGGATAATGAAACACTTTATTCTAGATGTGGATTAAAACAGGTGAAAGCCAATGCATGTGTATGAAAGTGATTTGGTATAAAATTGAAGGTCTAATGAGTGATGGTACTTTGTGAAACAAAAGTGAATAATCCAtatagcttttgtttttttttcatgccatGTGTATCGAACAATATTGTAGAACTTTGTTTTGAAGGTTGGAAATAAAATGCTGTGACTGGATTGGGTTCTGTCCTGGCATTAGCATTTCTTTTAACTCTTCTGTTCATGATGTTATTGAATATCTCTTGCATAGTGGTACCTGTTGTGCTTCTGtgattaataaaacaaagaaaaccattCCTTTCTCTTGTGCTTTTTGATTCATGTAGTAATTGGATGCTCGAGTCCAAGCAGTGGGCTTGACATGCTTTTCTTTTACCACTAGAGGGCTGCAGAGGATTGAGCTACACATTACCATTGACAATCAGATGTGAAAATTGACTAAACCCTTTGATATTGTGGTTTGTAAAATgaggattttaaaatgtttccactCACTGGCTGTTTAAGTTGGTTATGCACACTTCACTGGTCTGACCGACGACAAAAGAGTGCATACTGATATTTTTACTTGGTATATGTGGCTTTCAGCTGGTTTGCTGATCTATTACACCAACACATGTTTTCACATGTATTgtacaaattagttttttttaaagcttaacATTTAACCTTAGAACTTGTTTCTTGTGTGCTCATCTCCAAAAGCTGTTTTAAACTCGGAGCACAAAACATTTGGATCATCTGCATATATCATTCACATACAATATGAATAATTTAGGCTTAACACTGACCCCCGGGGGGACTCCTGAATAATGGGCAAACATTCTCATTGATGAGTACTAAACTTCACATCTTGCTGCCTGTTTCTTAAATAACTTTTGCACATGTCCTAAAACCATATTGTTCTAATGTATTGAGTGGAaccttttaattatatataaatCTTTTTGATTAATATTCTTGTTTCTGGTTGAGCCAACTTGTGATTCCTATGGTTAATTCCACATCTGTGGATATGTATtgaaggggacatatcatgcaaaatccacttgtTTAGTCTTTAAATACAATTTGTTGTGCACTTGGAGTCTGAGGTATTTACTGCGGAGCTGCCAAACCAGGTCATGGATTTCCAGCCAACCAATTTCGCGTATCTGCCATTTTTCttgctgcaattttgtagtccaagctcaagaaTGCCATAGCAGTAAATCTAAATGTTCGGTTTCTgagtgtattaacccacacagttTAATGCAATAATTCCCCAATTCTGGGATTAATAAGGTAGATCATTCTTATCTAATTTTAGCTAGTGTTGAAGGCCATGGTAAAGAAATACGTTTTCATTCTgaacttttatctgatttagtgttaaatacagataaggttattatagtgggggattttaacattcatgttgacactgaaagtgatagcttaaatatagcgtttaatgctatcttagactcaattggctttgctcaaaacattaacaaacctacccacctttgtcttcattctctggaccttgtgctgacatttggcattgagtgtaaagacataatattttctcataatcctgtcctgtctgaccattttttaataacctttgagtttaatttaaccgagtactccacacctgacagaaaatttaattatagtatatCATTAttagacaatgctgtaacaacctttaaagaatctgttccacttttaatttcttcattatcacagaaaaacacaatggagggcaataattttgtttgttcCCCTTCACatattgattcttttgttcatagtgtttcttcatcattgcatgatgcattagacaatgtagcccccttgaaaaagaaggtaatcattcataggaggctggctccttggtttaattcagagctgcgtactttaaagcacaatgttataaaattggagagaaaatggcgctctacacacctagaggattcctacttaatctggaaaaatagcctacttttgtataaaaagacacttcgccaagctagaacagcttatttctcatcattaatagaagagaacaagaataatcctaggtttctctttagtacagttactaaacttacacagagtcatagctctgttgagccatccattccttTAGCTCTCAGCAATCAttactttatgggattcttcttaaataaaattgattctattaaaaataaaatatttgacatactcccgaagatgattacttcatcctcaacaagtgagacaacattggaagtaactgtagaacctgatttgtgtttggactgctttgatcctgtggagcttcctgagttatcagaaatattagcttcatctaaaccttaaacttgtatgttagacccaatcccaaccaaattatttaaggaagtgttccctctgattaccagccccattttagatatgattaatctatctttagtaaatggatatgtaccacaggcttttaagttagctgtaattaaacctttacttaagaaaccttcgctcgatcgagatgacttgaaaaattacagacctatatccaatcttctattcttatctaaaattcttgagaaaatagttgctaatcaaatgtgtgagcatttatacagcaatgacctgtttgaagagtttcagtcaggcttcagagctcatcatagcactgaaacaactctgctgaaagtcactaatgatattcttatggcctcagataatggacttgtgtctgtactggttctgttagatctcagtgctgcatttgatacagtcgatcacaatattctcttagaaaggctggaatatgctgtagggatcagaggaacagcgctaggctggtttaaatcttatctgtctgacagattccagtttgttcatgtaaatgataaataatttttaaactccagggttaattgtggagtaccacagggttaagtacttgggccaattctctttactatatatatgcttccaataggtcaaattatcaggcagcatagaatacattttcactgttacgctgatgatactcagctttacttatccataaatcctgatgagcccaaccagttagctagactacaagcatgtcttgaagatataaaaacttggatgactttaaattttttgcttctaaattcagacaagacagaagttgtcgtctttggaccggagtctttaaaaaaaaactgcttagtcaatcacttaacctggatggcattaaattgacctccggtaataaagtaaaaaaccttggtgttatttttgaccaggacatgtcatttaaatcccatattaaacaggtttctaggatttccttctttcatctccggaacattgccaaaattagaaatatcctatccaggagtgatgctaaaaaactagtccatgcatttgttacttcaaggctggactattgtaattcgttactatcaggatgtccacaaaatgcagttaaaagccttcagctgattcaaaatgctgcagcaagaattctgatgaaaattaaaaagagagatcatattttccctactttagcttcccttcattggctccctgttaaatccagaatagaatttaaaattatcctcctcacatataaagcccttaatgatttagctccatcatacatcagagatctgattcttccatatgttcctaacagagcacttcgttctcagactgcaggtttactggtggttcctagagtctctagaagtagaatgggaggcagatcctttagttaacaggctcctctcctgtggaatcagctcccagttttagtccgtgatgcagacaccctgtctacttttaaggctaggcttaaaactttcctttttgataaagcttatagttagagtggcttatgttatcctgagctatctctgtagttatgccgctataggcttaggctgctggaggacataatgaccacttttaccctcttcgctacattctcacactactctccaattttgcattttttgctgttatttcagcttttaactttatgttctctctcttttctcttcctagaagctacacctggactgactctgtgtctacctgtgacacctttctggagaggggcattgtccaagcttctgatggcaacaacttaatgctcaccttctacagatgatccaattggccctgtctttcagtgtttaaccctttctctctccttgacatggcaattgactgagcttttaccctgactaactctatgtgctctctttcagactctaaccttgaaaactatctattctttctttctagatgaaacgactaaaggagctacaggggttggacaatgaaactgaaacacctggttttagaccacaataatttattagtatggtgtaaggcctccttttgcagccaatacagcgtcaattcatcttgggaatgacatatacaagtcctgcacagtggtcggagggattttaagccattcttcttgcaggatagtggccaggtcactacgtgatactggtggaggaaaacgtttcctgactcgctcctccaaaacaccccaaagtggctcaataatatttagatctggtgactgtgcaggccatgggagatgttcaacttcactttcatgttcatcaaaccaatctttcaccagtcttgctgtgtctatttgtgcattgtcatcctgatacacggcaccgccttcaggatacaatgtttgaaccattggatgctcatggtcctcaagaatggttcggtagtccttggcagtgacgcgcccatctagcacaagtattgggccaagggaatgccatgatatggcagcccaaaccatcactgatccacccccatgcttcactctgggcatgcagcagtctgggtggtacgcttctttggggcttctccacaccctaactctcccggatgtggggaaaacagtaaaggtggactcatcagagaacaatacatgtttcacattgtccacagcccaagatttgcgctccttgcaccattgaaactgacgtttggcattggcatgagtgaccaaaggtttggctatagcagcccggccgtgtatattgaccctgtggagctcccgacggacagttctggtggaaacaggagagttgaggtgcacatttaattctgccgtgatttgggcagccgtggtttctggatacaatccgggttagcacccgaacatccctttcagacagcttcctcttgcgtccacagttaatcctattggatgt from Girardinichthys multiradiatus isolate DD_20200921_A chromosome 8, DD_fGirMul_XY1, whole genome shotgun sequence harbors:
- the oaz1b gene encoding LOW QUALITY PROTEIN: ornithine decarboxylase antizyme 1b (The sequence of the model RefSeq protein was modified relative to this genomic sequence to represent the inferred CDS: deleted 1 base in 1 codon) codes for the protein MVKSNLQRILNSHCFAREKEGKLQPFTTMANLNSGICDMIGNLSLHCSSTRSPGPLWCSDAPLPPLKIPGGRGKGTRDHAPSPRPLYSDRKLTVTEEPAGNGCPRILHFQSRPTATKTIQWDAVLSSSALYVEVPLDPLPEGSKESFAALLEYAEEHLKVVSVFVCFYKNRDDRAKLVRTFSFLGFEIVKPGHALVPPRPDVFFMAYNFDRDSSDDE